Genomic window (Sphingosinicella microcystinivorans):
CCGAACGTCGCGTCCAGCTTCGTCAAGGTGGCGCCGAAAGAAAGGAAATAAACGCGCCGCCTGCCGCCGGCCCGTCGAACTCCGGTCCGAATGTCCGTTGCTTTCGCTTGTTTCCTGATTTTTTTCGAAGAGATACGGGATGCGAAAAACAACCAGAAGGGCCTTGATCGGCGCGGCCGCTATCGTCGTCGCGGGATTGGGCGCAATCGCAGTCAGCCAGCTGCCTCCTGCTACCGGCCGGTACAAGCCGCCGGGTCCGATCCCCCCGCTTAATGTCGAGCACACCGAAACCCAATGGCCGCTGCTTGGCGGGAACGGAGGGGGCAGCCAGTACTCCGGACTGGATCAAATCAATCGGGAAAATGTACGCGGACTGAAAGTCGCGTGGACACACAAGTCGGGAGACATAATTGACGATCCTGTGAACAAGGCACGTTCAACTGTCTATGAGGTGACGCCGATCCACGCAAACAATCACCTCTACTACTGCACACCGCTCAACCGCGTCTTTGCGCTTGATCCGGCCACCGGCAAAGAGCGTTGGGTATTCGATGCTCATGCTATCGACCCGGCGACAGGTCGGCCGCTTGTCAAGGATGAGCGCCGCGCCGGGATATGCCGCGGCGTTACCTATTGGGAATCCGGAACGCCCCATACAGGCGCACAATGCGAAAAGCGTATTTTCCGCGCCGACACCAAAGGGCACGTATTTGCGCTCGACGCGGACACGGGGAAGCCTTGCCGGGATTTCGGTTCCGACAAGGGACATCCGGGATATGTCAGCAATTGGGACTATCCTGTCCACGGCAATGACCCGATGCGTGGCACGACCGCTCCGCCCTCGGTTATCGGAGATGTTCTGGTCACCAGCACAAGTGCCAACGACAGTGTGACGAACGCGAATGACGGCGTGGTGCGGGGATGGGACGCACGGAGCGGCAAGCTCCTTTGGGAATTCAACCCGATCCCCGAGCAGTACCGCGACGTCACCGGGGCGGCGAATGCCTGGGGCGGCATTACCGTCGATGAGAAGCGGGGGTTGATCTATGTCCCCACGACCAGCCCCTCGCCGGATTTTTTCGGTGGCACACGCCGGTTTGACATGCCGCTTGTCAGCGCACTTGTCGCGCTCGATGCAGAAACAGGTGAAGTCCGCTGGTCGTTTCAAACCGTGCATCATGACCTGTTCGACTATGACAACGGCGCGCATCCGCTGCTGGTGACGATTGCCAAGGACGGCAAAAAGCGGGATGTGGCTATCCTCCCGACAAAAATGGGTTTCATCTACGTGTTCGACAGGGCAACGGGTGAATCCCTGTGGCCGATAAGGGAAGTGCCCGTCCCCGCAAGTTCAATGGCGGGTGACAAGGCATCGCCGACACAGCCTGCGCCGCAGGGTATGGCCACCTTCGCGCATCAAACCATGAACCGCGATAGTGCATGGGGTGTCACCCCACTGGATCGCTGGATCTGCCGCTCGCGTTATGACGGGTATCGGCATGACGGCATGTTTACACCGCCCAGCCTGCAAGGCTCCGTCGCCCTGCCCTCCGTATTCGGGGGCGGGAACTGGGGCGGAGCGGCCTACGATCCGCAATCCAATCAATTGATCGTCAAGGCCCAGAATATTTCGATGATCCTGAAGCTGACGAAATTGGGCGAAGCCGATACGGCGGGAGCCAACGGCTTCAGCAGCCGGGAACTCAAGGGCA
Coding sequences:
- a CDS encoding pyrroloquinoline quinone-dependent dehydrogenase — encoded protein: MRKTTRRALIGAAAIVVAGLGAIAVSQLPPATGRYKPPGPIPPLNVEHTETQWPLLGGNGGGSQYSGLDQINRENVRGLKVAWTHKSGDIIDDPVNKARSTVYEVTPIHANNHLYYCTPLNRVFALDPATGKERWVFDAHAIDPATGRPLVKDERRAGICRGVTYWESGTPHTGAQCEKRIFRADTKGHVFALDADTGKPCRDFGSDKGHPGYVSNWDYPVHGNDPMRGTTAPPSVIGDVLVTSTSANDSVTNANDGVVRGWDARSGKLLWEFNPIPEQYRDVTGAANAWGGITVDEKRGLIYVPTTSPSPDFFGGTRRFDMPLVSALVALDAETGEVRWSFQTVHHDLFDYDNGAHPLLVTIAKDGKKRDVAILPTKMGFIYVFDRATGESLWPIREVPVPASSMAGDKASPTQPAPQGMATFAHQTMNRDSAWGVTPLDRWICRSRYDGYRHDGMFTPPSLQGSVALPSVFGGGNWGGAAYDPQSNQLIVKAQNISMILKLTKLGEADTAGANGFSSRELKGTPYWFSGSPFLSPLGIPCNAPPWGTLTSIDMATGQINWQRPLGQSRRFGLLVPETFGWGAANVAGPLITKGGLVFIGATMDGMFRALDVRNGEELWRSRLPAPGVAIPMSYHADGKQYVVIAAGGAARLYPELNDAIVAYALQ